In one window of Drosophila ananassae strain 14024-0371.13 chromosome XR, ASM1763931v2, whole genome shotgun sequence DNA:
- the LOC116655314 gene encoding uncharacterized protein LOC116655314, which translates to MWLAGNMTIRLFDINESPQKKGGRPKLTYEAAGKRLKIKLASELAIENQNSTPLLLHAANISARKSTENEVIKKSDRTGLLAPSPITPEKAFAFFMENGFTKQQYINVKQLSKQHGCDIYPSYSKIAEEKLKCRPAGIECTENEAKVSMQNLLNHTASRILLMQKEVCEILSDVTQCTLIFSYGFDGSTGHSLYKQKLSIAESQSLDDSLFVTSIIPIKMIDQKQRVIWLNKSPQSIRFCRPLKIAYLKETTSLILEEKENLDNQIKNLDLYVHAFQSNAIFVKFDGHLTLIDGKVLNILTGTNSCQSCPMCGAKPTQLLTTSDFYSKIFVMKPHTDQYGLSSLHAWIRFFEFLLKISYRIELRKWHVKGNDKIELEARKYKVQAAFWKDMGLHVDKPRQNGSGNTNDGNTARRAFSNPKLLSSILGIDHNLIQRLHIILIAINCHYPINSEKFKLFCFETFTIYRSNYFWYPMSPTVHKILVHGYIIIEKSIVPVGSLAESASEARHKLFKADRQNHARKCSRIDNMSDVFHRAMDSSDPLLSSSWFTKTNRMPLPAEVVDLLDSPIISPGVGHKNGSTSQNSCAEDTDEENGNDDVSDTFEIELEEEVPDDIEN; encoded by the coding sequence ATGTGGCTAGCCGGCAATATGACTATACGACTTTTTGATATAAATGAATCCCCACAGAAGAAAGGTGGTCGTCCGAAATTGACATATGAAGCTGCTGGTAAACGACTCAAAATAAAGCTGGCATCTGAACTTGcgatagaaaatcaaaattcaaCCCCTTTGTTACTACACGCTGCTAACATTTCTGCCAGAAAATCAACTGAAAATGaagttataaaaaaatctGATAGAACTGGATTGCTGGCTCCGAGTCCAATTACTCCTGAAAAGGCATTCgctttttttatggaaaatgggtTTACTAAGCAGCAATACATAAATGTAAAACAACTTAGTAAACAACATGGCTGCGACATTTACCCCTCTTATTCGAAAATAGCCGAggagaaattaaaatgtagaCCTGCTGGAATAGAATGCACCgaaaatgaagcaaaagttTCCATGCAAAACTTATTGAACCATACCGCTTCAAGAATATTACTGATGCAAAAGGAAGTTTGTGAAATACTTTCAGATGTTACTCAgtgtactcttatttttagcTATGGGTTTGATGGGTCTACTGGTCACAGtttatacaaacaaaaattaagcatCGCAGAGTCTCAATCTTTAGATGATTCTCTATTTGTTACATCAATTATTCCCATAAAAATGATAgatcaaaaacaaagagtCATTTGGTTAAATAAATCGCCTCAGTCCATACGATTTTGCCGTCCTCTAAAAATAGCATACTTAAAGGAAACAACGTCTCTTAtattagaagaaaaagaaaacttggACAATCAGATTAAAAACCTGGATTTATACGTGCATGCTTTTCAATCGaatgcaatttttgtaaaattcgaTGGGCACCTAACACTTATAGACGGCAAggtcttaaatatattaacagGAACAAATTCCTGCCAGTCGTGTCCAATGTGTGGGGCAAAGCCCACCCAGCTTCTTACTACAAGTgatttttattccaaaatatttgttatgaAGCCACATACGGATCAGTATGGATTAAGTTCCCTTCATGCATGGATTCGCTTTTTTGAATTCTTGCTTAAAATATCATACAGAATTGAGCTTAGAAAGTGGCATGTTAAGGGAAATGACAAAATCGAATTGGAGGCACGAAAATATAAAGTTCAAGCAGCGTTTTGGAAAGATATGGGGCTTCATGTGGACAAGCCGAGACAAAATGGCAGTGGCAATACAAATGACGGAAATACGGCGAGGCGGGCATTCTCCAACCCAAAATTATTGTCCTCTATACTAGGAATAGATCACAATTTGATTCAGCGCCTACATATAATTTTGATAGCCATAAATTGTCATTACCCTATAAATTCAGAAAAGTTCAAATTATTCTGTTTTGAAACTTTTACTATATATAGGAGCAATTATTTTTGGTACCCCATGTCGCCAACAGTACACAAAATTTTAGTACATGGATACAttatcattgaaaaatcaattGTTCCTGTTGGCTCCTTAGCAGAAAGTGCATCAGAAGCAAGACACAAGCTTTTCAAGGCTGACCGGCAAAATCATGCCAGAAAATGTAGCCGGATTGACAATATGTCAGATGTCTTTCACAGAGCTATGGATTCGTCTGATCCTTTACTGTCTAGTTCTTGGTTCACAAAAACCAACAGGATGCCTCTGCCAGCAGAGGTTGTCGATCTTTTGGATTCGCCAATCATATCCCCAGGTGTTGGCCACAAAAACGGAAGTACATCCCAAAACTCGTGCGCAGAAGACACAGATGAAGAAAATGGCAACGATGATGTAAGTGACACTTTTGAAATCGAATTAGAGGAAGAGGTACCAGACGatattgaaaactaa